A DNA window from Theobroma cacao cultivar B97-61/B2 chromosome 5, Criollo_cocoa_genome_V2, whole genome shotgun sequence contains the following coding sequences:
- the LOC18600222 gene encoding probable ribose-5-phosphate isomerase 3, chloroplastic codes for MASLSLQLSSLHHTSATPLILRSTPLNRRPPTQKPFSIRAQSAPVLSQDDLKKLAADKAVESVKSGMILGLGTGSTAAFVVDKLGQLLSTGELSDIIGIPTSKRTQEQAASLNIPLTTLNKHPHIDLAIDGADEVDPNLDLVKGRGGALLREKMVEAASSSFIVVADDSKLVSGLGGSGLAMPVEVVQFCWKYNLVRLEGLFKDLGCEAKLRLVGDGSEKPYVTDNGNYIVDLYFKNPIKDGFGAGKEISALEGVVEHGLFLGMATSVIIAGKTGVEIMTK; via the coding sequence GGCCTCCTTATCCCTCCAACTCTCCTCCCTGCACCACACCTCTGCCACGCCTCTGATCCTACGCAGCACCCCTCTCAACCGACGCCCCCCAACCCAGAAACCGTTCTCCATCAGGGCCCAATCCGCCCCAGTCCTTTCCCAAGATGATCTCAAGAAACTAGCAGCGGACAAAGCAGTGGAGTCAGTCAAGTCGGGCATGATCCTAGGCCTAGGAACAGGCTCAACAGCTGCTTTTGTAGTTGACAAACTAGGCCAACTTCTTTCAACAGGTGAACTTTCTGACATCATAGGAATCCCAACCTCGAAAAGAACACAAGAACAAGCTGCATCACTTAACATCCCCTTAACTACCCTGAATAAGCATCCCCACATTGACCTTGCTATTGATGGTGCTGATGAAGTTGATCCTAACCTTGACTTAGTTAAAGGCCGAGGAGGTGCACTTCTACGTGAAAAAATGGTTGAGGCAGCTTCATCTTCTTTCATTGTAGTAGCTGATGATAGTAAGCTTGTCTCAGGGCTTGGAGGGAGTGGCTTAGCTATGCCTGTTGAAGTGGTGCAGTTTTGTTGGAAATATAATTTAGTTAGGCTTGAAGGGTTGTTTAAAGATTTGGGTTGTGAAGCAAAGTTGAGGTTAGTAGGGGATGGTAGTGAAAAGCCTTATGTAACTGATAATGGGAATTATATTGTGGATTTGTATTTTAAGAATCCAATCAAAGATGGATTTGGAGCTGGGAAAGAGATTTCTGCCTTGGAAGGTGTAGTGGAACATGGGTTGTTTTTAGGGATGGCTACTTCTGTTATTATTGCTGGGAAGACCGGTGTGGAGATTATGACTAAGTGA